Proteins found in one Seonamhaeicola sp. S2-3 genomic segment:
- a CDS encoding TonB-dependent receptor plug domain-containing protein gives MNITLLKAQTVQKEKQPLTLILKQLENQYNISFSYADKTVKDKKATLPDKSLALQDALRLLKKETTLDFEVLNNRFVVIKPVKKKRTSFRIQNLEEVIVTNFLTTGLTKFNDGSITIKPEIFGILPGLIEPDVLQTIQALPGVISTDETVSNINVRGGTHDQNLLLWDGIKMYQSGHFFGLISAFNPYITKKINVYKNGTSAKYGEGISSIIDIQLPNKIDNEFKAGVGLNFINADGFAKIPLSKKTELQLSSRRSVTDLIETTTYNQYFKRIFQDSDFNNNNSDGNSISQNESFYFYDVTLKFLYDITKKDKLRLHFLNVNNKFDYDEQSTINDRPEYLNSNLSQQNLALGITYTKDWTDQLSTTAQVYASNYALDATNHDVLNNQRLIQENRVYDRAAKIDLNYKHNHQLQLNGGYQLNEVGISNFEDINNPNFSRYIKEVVKSHAVYAETSLLSYGAQTKLKFGTRLNYLDKFNTFFAEPRLSFSQRFLSDFRFEVLGELKSQFTSQIIDLQNDFLGIEKRRWVLSNNNKEVIENGNQTIFPVPVLKSKQLSAGVHYNKNKLLVSAETYIKKVDGITTRSQGFQNQYQFIHSVGSYEIKGIDILLNKQFDDIVSTWISYSYSTNNYLFPDLNNGEKFPNNVDIRHAVTFAGTYTQNNLKLAIGLNWNSGKPTTLPDENRAHNPPTITYQSPNSNNLDDYLRADCSATYSFNLSRTSKATIGASVWNILNRKNIINAYYTSDNEGNISKIENESLGITPNISFRLHF, from the coding sequence TTGAACATTACACTTTTAAAAGCACAAACCGTTCAAAAAGAAAAGCAACCCCTTACTCTTATATTAAAGCAATTAGAAAACCAATACAACATTAGTTTTTCTTATGCAGACAAAACAGTTAAAGATAAAAAAGCAACACTGCCTGATAAAAGTTTAGCATTACAAGACGCTCTAAGACTTTTAAAAAAAGAAACAACCCTAGATTTTGAAGTATTAAATAACCGCTTTGTAGTTATAAAACCAGTAAAAAAAAAGAGAACTAGCTTTAGAATACAAAACCTAGAAGAAGTTATAGTAACCAATTTCTTAACTACTGGATTAACAAAATTTAACGATGGTTCTATAACTATAAAACCAGAAATTTTTGGTATTCTACCTGGGTTAATAGAACCTGATGTTTTACAAACTATTCAAGCTTTACCGGGTGTAATAAGTACCGATGAAACGGTTTCAAATATTAATGTTAGAGGCGGCACTCATGACCAAAACCTGTTACTTTGGGATGGTATAAAAATGTATCAATCTGGTCATTTTTTCGGACTCATTTCGGCATTCAATCCGTACATCACAAAAAAAATTAACGTTTACAAAAACGGAACTAGCGCTAAATATGGCGAAGGTATTTCTAGCATTATAGACATACAATTACCTAACAAAATTGATAATGAATTTAAAGCAGGAGTTGGTCTTAACTTTATTAATGCCGATGGGTTTGCTAAAATTCCGCTTTCTAAAAAAACAGAGTTACAACTTTCATCACGTCGCTCTGTAACAGATTTAATAGAAACTACCACTTACAACCAATATTTTAAACGTATTTTTCAAGATTCAGATTTCAACAACAATAACAGTGATGGTAATTCTATATCTCAAAATGAATCATTTTATTTTTATGATGTTACTCTAAAATTTTTGTATGATATTACTAAAAAAGATAAATTAAGACTTCATTTTTTAAACGTAAATAATAAGTTTGATTATGATGAGCAATCTACCATTAACGATAGACCGGAGTATTTAAACAGTAACCTATCACAACAAAATTTAGCATTAGGTATTACTTACACCAAAGATTGGACAGACCAATTATCTACCACAGCCCAAGTATATGCTTCAAACTATGCTTTAGATGCTACAAACCATGATGTTTTAAATAACCAAAGGTTAATTCAAGAAAATAGAGTTTATGATCGTGCAGCCAAAATAGACCTCAATTACAAACACAATCATCAGCTTCAACTTAATGGTGGTTATCAATTAAACGAGGTTGGTATTAGCAATTTTGAAGACATTAACAACCCAAATTTTAGCAGGTATATAAAAGAAGTTGTAAAAAGTCATGCTGTTTATGCAGAAACCTCATTGCTTTCTTATGGAGCTCAAACCAAATTAAAATTTGGCACCCGTTTAAACTATCTTGATAAGTTTAATACGTTTTTTGCAGAACCCAGATTAAGTTTTAGCCAGCGTTTTTTAAGTGATTTCAGATTTGAAGTTTTAGGAGAATTAAAAAGCCAATTCACCTCTCAAATTATAGACCTACAAAACGATTTTTTAGGCATTGAAAAACGCAGGTGGGTACTCTCTAATAACAATAAAGAGGTTATTGAAAACGGCAACCAAACCATATTTCCCGTACCCGTTTTAAAAAGCAAGCAACTATCAGCAGGAGTTCATTATAATAAAAACAAACTCCTAGTTAGTGCAGAAACCTATATTAAAAAGGTGGATGGTATAACTACCAGGAGCCAAGGTTTTCAAAATCAATATCAATTTATTCATAGTGTTGGCAGTTATGAAATTAAAGGTATTGATATATTACTTAACAAACAGTTTGATGATATTGTAAGCACATGGATTTCTTATTCATATAGCACCAATAATTACCTATTTCCAGACCTAAATAATGGTGAAAAATTCCCTAACAATGTAGACATAAGACATGCTGTTACTTTTGCGGGTACTTACACTCAAAACAATTTAAAACTTGCCATTGGGCTAAATTGGAACTCTGGAAAACCCACTACGCTTCCTGATGAAAATAGAGCCCATAATCCCCCAACAATTACTTATCAAAGCCCTAATAGTAATAATTTAGATGATTATTTAAGAGCCGACTGTTCTGCTACCTACTCTTTTAACCTTTCAAGAACTTCTAAAGCCACTATAGGAGCATCTGTTTGGAATATTTTAAACCGAAAAAATATTATAAATGCCTATTATACATCTGATAATGAAGGAAACATATCTAAAATAGAAAATGAATCATTAGGCATTACTCCAAATATAAGTTTTAGACTACATTTTTAA
- a CDS encoding DUF1501 domain-containing protein, which produces MKRRNFIKLSASASVIGLTPFQLQAALKSFMPYFECPDISNRKLVLINLAGANDGLNTVIPLNQYDIYSNLRPTIKVPISGTNKYITLDSTLPDNQQVGLNPALTGFKSLYDKSWLRVIQSVGYPSQNKSHFKSTDLYLTGNDGNSLLNGSDTGWMGRFMELFYSDLIVETYPLAVEIGSNKTSLGFHAEEAHGLSLNLTGQDPAGFYTVLSGLGGVPPLNIPDSDYGDQLKFITNTDALSNTYAESISNAFNKGRNDITYPDSDLSNQLKTVARLISGDLGSKIYMVRISGFDTHDAQVQGVGEVLGRHHELLTELSESMEAFINDLNSQNLADDVVGLTFSEFGRKAAENGNLGTDHGEIAPMFIFGKPVAGGVSGTNPDLTEATSNNNYQLKTVQYDYRQTFATLLQNYLGANDTVIDATFFNHTLNDSFVNLKIEDILKSEYDISKGCVASTNDSTKENKQWLIYPNPFRDTVNLSSINNTETVSFRVYNASGILLLETTANLIDGAASINLSKYSSGVYFFQILLENNKTEIHKVIKI; this is translated from the coding sequence ATGAAAAGAAGAAACTTTATAAAACTTTCGGCATCAGCCTCAGTTATTGGGTTAACACCTTTTCAACTGCAAGCGGCATTAAAATCTTTTATGCCTTATTTTGAATGTCCAGACATCTCAAACAGAAAACTGGTACTTATAAATTTAGCTGGAGCAAATGATGGATTAAACACCGTTATACCATTAAATCAATATGACATTTATAGTAATTTAAGACCCACTATAAAAGTCCCTATTTCGGGAACTAATAAATACATTACTTTAGACAGCACATTACCAGATAACCAGCAGGTTGGATTAAACCCAGCTCTTACAGGGTTTAAATCTTTATATGATAAGAGTTGGTTACGCGTAATACAATCTGTGGGATATCCATCACAAAATAAAAGTCATTTTAAATCTACCGATTTATATTTAACAGGAAATGATGGTAACAGCCTATTAAATGGTTCTGATACAGGTTGGATGGGACGTTTTATGGAATTATTTTATTCCGATTTAATTGTAGAAACCTATCCCCTTGCCGTAGAAATTGGTTCCAACAAAACATCATTAGGATTTCACGCTGAAGAAGCACATGGGTTATCATTAAATCTTACAGGGCAAGACCCCGCAGGATTTTATACTGTTTTAAGCGGATTAGGTGGTGTACCACCTTTAAACATTCCAGATTCAGATTATGGTGATCAACTAAAATTTATAACCAATACCGATGCCTTATCTAACACCTATGCAGAATCTATCTCTAATGCATTTAATAAAGGACGAAATGATATAACTTATCCTGATTCCGATTTATCTAATCAGTTAAAAACAGTAGCTAGATTAATAAGTGGCGATTTAGGTTCTAAAATATACATGGTACGTATTTCTGGATTTGACACCCATGATGCACAAGTACAAGGTGTTGGCGAAGTATTAGGAAGACATCACGAACTACTTACAGAGCTTTCTGAAAGTATGGAAGCTTTTATAAATGATTTAAATAGTCAAAATTTAGCCGATGATGTGGTAGGACTTACCTTTTCTGAATTTGGAAGAAAAGCAGCCGAAAATGGTAATTTAGGTACAGACCACGGCGAGATAGCTCCCATGTTTATTTTTGGAAAACCCGTTGCTGGCGGAGTTTCTGGTACAAATCCAGATTTAACAGAAGCTACAAGTAATAACAACTATCAACTAAAAACAGTTCAGTACGATTACAGGCAAACCTTTGCAACCCTACTACAAAACTATCTTGGTGCTAATGATACCGTTATTGATGCTACGTTTTTCAACCACACCTTAAATGATAGTTTTGTGAATTTAAAAATTGAAGATATTTTAAAATCTGAATATGACATCTCAAAAGGTTGCGTTGCTAGTACAAATGACTCAACAAAAGAAAACAAACAATGGCTAATATACCCAAACCCGTTTAGAGATACTGTTAATTTGTCTAGTATTAATAACACAGAAACTGTTTCATTTAGAGTATATAATGCTTCGGGTATTTTATTGTTAGAAACAACAGCAAATTTAATTGATGGAGCTGCAAGTATTAATTTATCTAAATATAGTAGCGGTGTTTACTTTTTTCAAATACTCTTAGAAAACAATAAAACCGAAATCCATAAGGTTATTAAAATTTAG
- the argS gene encoding arginine--tRNA ligase, which yields MSLQLTLENQVKQAIVASFNVEIESVEFQATRKEFAGDITVVVFPMLRYIKGNPVQIGETIGKYLVENVEDVKAYNVVKGFLNIEISDSYYLNFFNSIKNDDSFGFVTPQASEKAIMVEYSSPNTNKPLHLGHIRNNLLGYSVSEILKASGKKVYKTQIINDRGIHICKSMLAWKRFGKGETPESTGLKGDKLVGNYYVKFDQEYKKEIENLIASGETEENAKKNAPILLEAQEMLRKWEAGDEETVNLWKTMNGWVYDGFNQTYKNLGVDFDTLYYESNTYLLGKEFVEEGLKSGVFHKEEDGSVWCDLTEEGLDKKIVQRADGTAVYMTQDIGTAIQRIKDFPDVGGMVYTVGNEQDYHFQVLFLILKKLGFDWAKNLYHLSYGMVDLPSGKMKSREGTVVDADDLIDEMAATAEEISKELGKLEGYSEEEKKELYKTIGLGALKYYILKVDPKKRILFDPKESIDFQGNTGPFIQYTYARIQSILRKASTSNKDVVVDLHAKEKALLKQLQLFPEVIQNAAAQHSPALIANYTYDLVKEFNSFYQNVSILGADNEDEKIFRVQLSNTVANTIKNAFSVLGIQVPKRM from the coding sequence ATGAGTCTTCAATTAACCTTAGAAAACCAAGTAAAACAAGCTATTGTAGCTTCTTTTAATGTTGAAATTGAATCTGTAGAATTTCAAGCAACAAGAAAAGAGTTTGCCGGAGATATAACAGTGGTTGTTTTTCCCATGTTAAGGTATATAAAAGGTAATCCAGTTCAAATAGGTGAAACTATAGGTAAATACTTGGTAGAAAATGTTGAAGATGTTAAAGCCTATAATGTTGTTAAAGGTTTTTTGAATATTGAAATTAGCGATTCGTACTACCTTAACTTTTTTAATTCTATAAAAAATGATGATAGCTTTGGCTTTGTAACTCCACAAGCAAGTGAAAAAGCTATTATGGTAGAATATTCATCTCCTAACACCAACAAACCGCTACATCTTGGTCATATTAGAAATAACCTTTTGGGTTATAGTGTCTCTGAAATTTTAAAAGCTAGTGGTAAAAAGGTTTACAAAACCCAGATTATTAATGATAGAGGAATACATATTTGCAAAAGTATGTTGGCTTGGAAACGTTTTGGTAAAGGAGAAACACCAGAGAGTACTGGTTTAAAAGGCGATAAATTGGTTGGAAATTATTATGTAAAATTCGACCAAGAATATAAAAAGGAAATAGAAAACCTAATTGCTTCTGGAGAAACAGAAGAGAATGCAAAAAAGAATGCGCCTATTTTATTAGAAGCTCAAGAAATGCTACGTAAGTGGGAAGCTGGAGATGAGGAAACTGTTAACCTTTGGAAAACCATGAATGGTTGGGTTTATGATGGTTTTAATCAAACCTATAAAAACTTAGGAGTAGATTTTGATACCTTATATTATGAGAGCAACACCTATTTATTAGGAAAAGAATTTGTAGAAGAAGGATTAAAATCTGGCGTATTTCATAAAGAAGAAGATGGCTCTGTTTGGTGTGATTTAACAGAAGAAGGTCTAGACAAAAAAATTGTTCAACGTGCCGATGGTACAGCTGTTTACATGACGCAAGATATAGGAACTGCTATACAACGTATAAAGGATTTTCCAGATGTTGGCGGTATGGTTTATACTGTAGGCAATGAACAAGATTACCATTTTCAGGTGTTGTTTTTAATTCTAAAGAAATTAGGATTTGATTGGGCAAAAAATCTATATCATTTAAGCTACGGTATGGTAGATTTACCTAGTGGAAAAATGAAAAGTAGAGAAGGTACCGTAGTTGATGCCGATGATTTAATTGATGAAATGGCAGCTACTGCTGAAGAAATTTCAAAAGAATTAGGAAAATTAGAAGGCTATTCTGAAGAAGAAAAAAAGGAACTCTACAAAACCATAGGTTTAGGGGCTTTAAAATACTACATTTTAAAAGTAGACCCTAAGAAAAGAATTCTTTTTGATCCTAAAGAGTCTATAGATTTTCAAGGAAATACAGGGCCATTTATACAGTATACGTATGCTAGAATTCAATCTATTTTAAGAAAAGCATCAACTAGTAATAAAGATGTTGTAGTTGATTTACATGCAAAAGAAAAAGCATTATTAAAACAACTTCAGTTATTTCCAGAAGTTATTCAAAATGCAGCTGCACAACATAGTCCTGCATTAATAGCTAATTATACTTATGATTTGGTTAAAGAGTTTAACTCATTTTACCAAAATGTATCTATTTTAGGAGCCGATAACGAAGATGAAAAAATTTTTAGAGTACAGTTATCTAATACTGTAGCTAATACTATTAAAAATGCCTTTAGTGTTTTAGGAATTCAGGTGCCTAAGCGTATGTAA
- a CDS encoding DUF1800 family protein produces the protein MASLNPLTSSLDLRKAKHLLRRATFNFTKEQLEVFTGMTATQAIDSITTESAYILPEPYDPLPTDNPDEFWTSSEALPNSFSGQARKRGIVTAWWWYNAINQISLKHKLSFFFHTCFTVAKDDGAGASTYYYDYLRLLDFYALGNIKTLAKKITLDNAMLDYLDNTQNNKNNPNENYAREYLELFTILKGEQIGPENYTNYTEVDIQQAAKVLSGFKQSLERTDIDPDTNIPMGYVNIDQHDTNDKTFSSAFGNQVIVGRDTETGAFEELDDFVEMVFAQPETAKAYCRKLYRYFVKSTWDEEVETDIIEPLAQLLIDNDYEILPVVKTLLSSEHFYDADDSDATDEIIGSIIKSPLQLLSEICSMFSVTFPNPSSSALDYYYNFFYKFIHNSYFEASGMDFFNPEDVAGYPAYYQEPNFDRYWFSSNTIIGRYKLVESLIEEKNTITSGNTYASLNTVLFVKNKIANAQDPNLLISEIADLLYPESIDTDRINYFKSFLVDEGYPDYYWTGVWNQYLSSNDDITVKTRLDALIIAMINAAEFQLM, from the coding sequence ATGGCATCACTAAATCCTCTTACGTCAAGCTTAGACTTAAGAAAAGCTAAGCATTTACTAAGGCGTGCTACTTTTAATTTCACCAAAGAACAATTGGAAGTATTTACAGGTATGACGGCAACCCAAGCCATTGATAGTATAACCACAGAATCGGCATACATACTACCAGAACCTTATGATCCGCTTCCAACTGATAATCCCGATGAATTTTGGACCTCTTCAGAAGCGCTACCAAACAGCTTTTCAGGGCAAGCCAGAAAACGAGGTATTGTAACAGCATGGTGGTGGTATAATGCCATAAACCAAATAAGTTTAAAACATAAGTTATCATTTTTCTTTCATACATGCTTTACTGTTGCTAAAGATGATGGTGCAGGCGCTTCAACCTATTATTATGATTACCTAAGACTATTAGATTTTTACGCTCTAGGGAATATAAAAACTTTAGCTAAAAAAATCACATTAGATAATGCTATGTTAGATTATTTAGATAATACACAAAACAATAAAAATAATCCTAACGAAAACTATGCCCGAGAATATTTAGAGTTATTCACCATTTTAAAAGGCGAACAAATTGGTCCAGAAAACTACACAAACTATACAGAAGTAGATATACAACAAGCTGCCAAAGTACTATCTGGTTTTAAACAAAGCCTAGAAAGAACAGATATAGATCCAGACACTAACATCCCTATGGGATATGTAAACATTGACCAACATGATACAAATGATAAAACTTTTAGTAGTGCTTTTGGTAATCAAGTTATTGTTGGTAGAGATACTGAAACTGGTGCTTTTGAAGAACTTGATGATTTTGTTGAAATGGTTTTTGCACAACCAGAAACAGCAAAAGCTTATTGCAGAAAACTATACCGTTACTTTGTTAAAAGTACTTGGGATGAAGAAGTTGAAACCGATATTATAGAACCACTTGCACAATTATTAATAGATAATGATTATGAAATTTTACCTGTTGTAAAAACTCTATTATCTAGCGAACATTTTTATGATGCCGATGATAGTGATGCTACCGATGAAATAATAGGAAGTATTATTAAAAGTCCTCTACAATTACTATCTGAAATTTGCTCTATGTTTAGTGTAACGTTTCCTAACCCATCTAGTAGTGCTTTAGATTATTACTACAATTTCTTCTATAAATTTATTCATAACAGTTACTTTGAAGCTTCGGGGATGGACTTTTTCAATCCAGAAGATGTAGCTGGTTATCCAGCTTACTACCAAGAACCAAATTTTGACAGATATTGGTTTTCTTCTAACACAATTATAGGAAGGTACAAACTGGTTGAAAGTTTAATTGAAGAAAAAAACACCATTACTTCTGGTAACACTTATGCATCATTAAATACCGTTTTATTTGTAAAAAATAAAATTGCAAATGCCCAAGACCCCAATTTACTTATTTCTGAAATTGCAGATTTACTATATCCAGAATCTATTGATACCGACAGAATAAATTATTTTAAAAGCTTTTTAGTAGATGAAGGCTACCCAGATTATTATTGGACGGGTGTATGGAACCAATATCTAAGCAGTAATGATGATATTACTGTAAAAACACGTTTAGATGCTTTAATAATTGCTATGATTAATGCTGCTGAATTTCAATTAATGTAA
- a CDS encoding DUF5050 domain-containing protein, translating into MKALKALLTLFTIAIITPSCSYDLDDKTGGSVLIEEPTITTDTIRLWVLTHKRYESPGIYLYNETTATVELKLDLPVNLESPHALAFDGEFLWVGGDAENESVYQLNPENGSIISEIKNIKTEGIALLNDYLYYSNYKTINKIEKNGTLVEEISTKNSSYNIPDIAIYDNNLYYLRYSETEPVVKLKLSNKKESKIPIAESTGTYCLTVFNDEIVTITPFNEISRFNLKTGELISTNPTEIKGWITAIAPYFEL; encoded by the coding sequence ATGAAAGCACTTAAAGCTCTTTTAACTTTATTTACTATCGCAATTATAACGCCTTCTTGTAGTTATGATTTAGACGATAAAACCGGAGGTAGTGTTTTAATTGAAGAACCAACAATTACCACTGACACTATTAGGTTGTGGGTTTTAACACATAAAAGATACGAAAGTCCTGGTATATATTTGTATAATGAAACAACCGCTACTGTTGAGTTAAAATTAGATTTACCTGTGAATTTAGAATCGCCACACGCTCTGGCTTTTGATGGCGAATTTTTATGGGTTGGTGGTGATGCCGAAAACGAATCTGTTTACCAACTTAACCCAGAAAATGGTTCCATTATATCTGAAATAAAAAACATTAAAACAGAAGGTATTGCCCTGTTAAATGATTATTTATATTATTCAAACTACAAAACAATAAATAAAATAGAAAAAAACGGAACGCTTGTTGAAGAAATTTCTACAAAAAACTCGTCGTATAATATCCCCGATATTGCTATTTATGATAACAATTTATACTACTTACGCTATTCTGAAACAGAACCCGTAGTTAAACTAAAACTATCTAACAAAAAAGAAAGTAAAATACCTATAGCCGAAAGTACAGGCACCTATTGTCTTACCGTTTTTAATGATGAAATAGTTACTATAACACCGTTTAATGAAATTAGCAGATTTAATCTAAAAACAGGTGAACTAATTTCAACCAATCCAACAGAAATAAAGGGCTGGATAACAGCTATAGCTCCTTATTTTGAATTATAA
- a CDS encoding ATP-binding protein, with protein MRRIIILIMFLFMYIGFAQTNDIDSLSIELAYQTQDSLKVDTSLKLIKALYENEDYDRALKYIVQSEKLSSNINYNKGIAEITFYKALIYAKKDDYINALSGYNRAKKLFKTLQDTLGIAKVNNSIGLIEIKRGNYAKGLQYSLAAINELEKRNLREDLKLAYSNLAEAYNNVEAYDKAIEFYEKALLLQEQLNDSIGINISNSNLAELYSLKKEHRKAIEFYEKVLANNKNDSVRGKIYPKLGGEYLMFNDYANATKYLIRGYNVTKRKNDKPNLLIALNNLGNLNIQQNRLKVAEQQLLEAGTIAKELDNKPELLKHYKYMKSLDSIKKNFARAFVWQREYYDLKNKIDREKAKVSISSKNINLNLDPNFDKPEEQNNPTETTKSSKTVFSDTKSDTKNTDKFKLILYGLLAALAIVSTFLILIYLKRNSNIKYTQELEEKNIKIELQNKAFQEQTKHLENINNVKDKLFSIVSHDLKDSLSSINGFIELLRDGSLSREEFDNLIPELSENANNASLLLFNLLNWSKSQMQSLEPKPSLFDVQEVFEDKLKLIEQRLESKGINLVDHSLRDFAYADRSMFEIVIQNLLANAIKFSKKGDTITISNHISNGSCIVSIADTGIGISKENLEKLFKNNTFTTPGTNNEKGTGLGLSICKELVELNHGKIWVESTLNVGTTFYVQLPKSRPEDA; from the coding sequence ATGAGGAGAATAATTATTTTAATTATGTTTTTGTTTATGTACATTGGGTTTGCTCAAACCAATGACATAGATAGTCTCTCTATAGAATTAGCTTACCAAACTCAAGACTCTTTAAAAGTAGACACTTCTTTAAAACTTATAAAAGCTCTTTATGAAAATGAAGATTATGATAGAGCTTTAAAATATATTGTACAAAGTGAAAAACTCTCTAGCAATATAAATTATAATAAAGGAATTGCAGAAATAACTTTTTACAAAGCCTTAATTTATGCTAAAAAAGACGATTACATTAACGCCTTAAGTGGCTATAACAGAGCTAAAAAATTATTTAAGACTTTACAAGACACGTTAGGAATAGCAAAGGTTAACAATAGTATTGGACTTATTGAGATTAAACGTGGTAATTATGCAAAGGGTTTACAATATTCATTAGCCGCTATTAACGAATTAGAAAAACGAAATTTAAGAGAAGATTTAAAACTAGCATACAGTAATTTGGCCGAAGCTTATAATAATGTTGAGGCTTATGACAAAGCTATTGAGTTTTATGAGAAAGCTTTACTACTTCAAGAACAACTTAATGATTCTATTGGTATAAATATTTCTAATAGTAATTTGGCAGAATTATATTCTCTTAAAAAGGAACATAGAAAAGCTATTGAATTTTATGAAAAAGTTTTAGCTAACAATAAAAATGATTCTGTTAGAGGTAAAATTTACCCAAAATTAGGTGGAGAATATTTAATGTTTAATGATTATGCCAATGCTACAAAATATTTAATACGAGGTTATAACGTTACTAAACGAAAAAACGATAAACCAAATTTATTAATAGCTTTAAACAATTTAGGTAATTTAAACATTCAACAAAACAGACTAAAAGTTGCAGAGCAACAACTATTAGAAGCTGGTACCATTGCCAAAGAACTTGATAATAAACCAGAATTACTAAAACATTACAAGTACATGAAGTCTCTAGATTCTATTAAAAAGAATTTTGCTAGGGCTTTTGTTTGGCAACGTGAATATTATGATTTAAAAAATAAAATTGATAGAGAAAAAGCTAAAGTTAGTATATCTAGTAAAAATATAAACCTAAATCTAGACCCTAACTTTGACAAACCCGAAGAACAAAACAACCCCACTGAAACAACAAAAAGCAGTAAAACTGTATTTAGTGATACTAAAAGTGACACTAAAAATACTGATAAGTTTAAACTGATTTTATATGGGCTATTAGCAGCTCTTGCTATTGTTTCTACCTTTTTAATTTTAATTTATTTAAAACGTAATAGTAATATTAAGTACACCCAAGAATTAGAAGAAAAAAATATAAAAATTGAACTTCAAAATAAGGCATTTCAAGAACAAACCAAACATCTTGAAAACATTAACAATGTAAAAGATAAATTATTCTCAATTGTATCTCATGATCTTAAAGATTCACTTTCTTCTATTAATGGTTTTATAGAGTTGTTAAGAGATGGTTCTTTATCTAGAGAAGAGTTTGATAACTTAATACCTGAATTAAGCGAAAATGCAAACAATGCTTCTTTATTACTTTTTAACTTACTTAACTGGTCTAAATCTCAAATGCAATCATTAGAGCCAAAACCAAGTTTATTTGATGTACAAGAGGTTTTTGAAGATAAATTAAAACTTATTGAACAAAGATTAGAAAGTAAAGGTATTAATTTAGTAGATCATTCATTAAGAGATTTTGCCTATGCAGACCGCAGTATGTTTGAAATAGTAATTCAAAATCTTTTAGCTAATGCTATAAAATTCTCTAAGAAAGGAGACACTATCACTATTTCTAACCATATTAGTAATGGCAGCTGTATTGTTAGTATTGCAGATACTGGCATTGGTATTTCTAAAGAAAATTTAGAGAAACTTTTCAAAAATAACACCTTTACTACTCCAGGTACTAATAATGAAAAAGGTACTGGTTTAGGACTTTCAATTTGTAAAGAATTGGTAGAACTCAACCATGGTAAAATTTGGGTTGAAAGCACTTTAAATGTAGGAACTACTTTCTACGTGCAATTACCTAAATCAAGACCCGAAGATGCTTAA